From a single Leishmania major strain Friedlin complete genome, chromosome 27 genomic region:
- a CDS encoding conserved hypothetical protein (previous protein_id=AAZ09981.1), whose translation MPPKRKEDQGEVLADTFRYSDGSLYEGKYGIKHDANAEAVSAGSATSSLSTAAKKHGAAGGAAAAATAASSSAPATLNAYMHGYGILADSSSARYEGEWRNGLMEGTGVLSLPSGGRYTGEFARNEFHGTGRYMWADGSYYEGEWCRNQMHGLGVYVDCTGKRWHGTFTNGNAAQLVAKVEL comes from the coding sequence ATGCCGCccaaaagaaaagaggacCAAGGCGAGGTGCTAGCAGACACGTTTCGCTACTCAGACGGGAGTTTGTATGAGGGCAAGTACGGAATCAAGCACGACGCTAATGCGGAGGCGGTATCTGCGGGGTCTGCGACCTCATCCCTTTCTACCGCAGCGAAGAAGCAcggtgccgccggtggcgctgctgctgcggcaacGGCTGCATCTTCATCTGCGCCCGCGACACTGAATGCATACATGCACGGCTATGGCATCCTCGCCGATTCGTCCTCTGCCCGCTACGAAGGGGAGTGGCGCAATGGCCTGATGGAGGGAACGGGGGTTCTATCGCTTCCCAGCGGTGGTCGTTACACGGGGGAGTTTGCACGCAACGAATTTCACGGGACGGGGCGCTACATGTGGGCGGATGGCTCGTATTATGAAGGGGAGTGGTGCCGAAACCAAATGCACGGGCTCGGGGTCTATGTAGACTGCACAGGCAAGCGATGGCACGGCACCTTCACCAACGGTAACGCGGCGCAACTTGTTGCAAAAGTGGAGCTGTGA
- a CDS encoding conserved hypothetical protein (previous protein_id=AAZ09985.1), with the protein MSQSNHDWGDMVLPGVYMIHRSTGSRMTSGTVPPDRAVNLELVHLEIEETEDYIELLQKSNNEIAAYLKEQRESRSAEEEGGVAASMIELSDGGVEEEDDDAVFREALEENGLVIARKKRELEQLRALISGQRCGCSCAHTQHHDPQPIGAPRNETRIIL; encoded by the coding sequence ATGAGTCAAAGCAATCATGACTGGGGGGATATGGTTCTCCCAGGTGTTTACATGATTCACCGGTCTACAGGTTCCAGAATGACAAGCGGAACGGTACCACCAGATAGAGCGGTGAACTTGGAACTTGTTCACCTTGAAATCGAAGAAACAGAAGATTATATCGAACTACTTCAAAAGAGCAACAATGAGATTGCCGCCTACTTAAAAGAGCAGCGAGAGAGTCGTtctgcagaggaggagggtggcgtTGCCGCATCGATGATCGAGCTCTCTGATGGAGGtgtggaggaagaggacgatGATGCAGTTTTTCGTGAGGCATTGGAGGAAAATGGATTGGTCATTgcgagaaagaagagggagcTAGAGCAGTTGCGTGCGCTCATCAgcgggcagcgctgcggatgcTCGTGCGCTCACACCCAGCACCACGACCCTCAGCCGATTGGCGCTCCCAGAAATGAAACAAGAATCATTCTGTGA
- a CDS encoding conserved hypothetical protein (previous protein_id=AAZ09978.1): protein MDLRMSVETLRAGDWFYKWTSKGDSVHRRWFWIDTKSYLLVWSNYETYSPHFCGSVRLDDICQVTSRDLFSVDEGAFPKTYYVLLIETRKRVLQLATELKDKCDTWFEALNNVMGFIHRNDMARGALIPD from the coding sequence ATGGACCTGCGCATGAGTGTCGAGACACTGCGCGCTGGCGATTGGTTCTACAAGTGGACATCCAAGGGCGACTCGGTACACCGGCGGTGGTTCTGGATCGACACGAAAAGCTACCTTCTCGTGTGGAGCAACTACGAGACCTACAGCCCGCACTTTTGCGGCAGTGTACGCCTCGACGACATCTGCCAGGTCACCTCGCGCGACCTGTTCAGCGTGGACGAGGGCGCATTCCCTAAGACGTACTACGTCCTGCTGATCGAGACGAGGAagcgggtgctgcagctggcgacCGAGCTGAAAGACAAATGCGACACGTGGTTTGAGGCCTTGAATAATGTGATGGGATTCATCCACCGTAATGACATGGCAAGGGGTGCCCTGATCCCTGACTGA
- a CDS encoding transcription elongation regulator-like protein (previous protein_id=AAZ09980.1), which yields MAEEVNYDELADLLASDAPVVSEAAEAVVGEQESDKPRKHKKHRKHRKHKRDKKRPRGEEGNAGSSDDERVKSKYVLDAAESGDSDSEDELSETDFVDEDEEVEGIHYGDYPQRYLFHEGDEKKTVEEMARYYEEADRHYRMHGDHEDELLTRSDLSSRRLASQFLPREDDPKVFAVKCRPRMSRVLVTRIVNKCYAYRVGRNYERKKVDLGIISVFALDHVKEYIYVEASRKRFVENVLNGLDGVFRFNIAVVDPKELLQTMETRPSTQKVRVGDYVRLRQRFYRGDLAQVTALHPDGVHITCKVVPREDFVQKPFNKATKRLEPRFFTPRQAVGVREMENSYIWGDLHFDREGYLLKTVSTRMVISGAQLEQPSTEELARFYNDQREKVERALKAAEAAAQVPHISIGDSVRVTTGQLRNTIGVVENVFTNTNTAVLTCTVPGRVQPIKVQVELSACTKHFSEGAHVVVERGEHAGESGTVVKSWGSIVLLFPDRAAVGAELKVEANDCHQSKLGSVSVHSKGVWQVFDLVSITEPNCVGCIVRLNRNDVDVLTENNDVRTLSYAQVNAVGRDTRQTTDCRENTLSRGAEVHIQKHPWTPIGLEGQTGRIEHIFHRTIFVRCRASPLHANIVALKAECVLLIGGRKTTRRAAPTQEAATGTSAGQYAAAAVRLSAGQSRDSEQWDESSMMDINASAVV from the coding sequence atggcggaggaggtgaacTATGACGAGCTGGCGGACTTGCTGGCGTCGGATGCGCCCGTTGTGAGTgaggccgccgaggccgTGGTGGGAGAACAGGAGAGCGACAAGCCGAGGAAGCACAAGAAGCACAGGAAGCACAGGAAGCACAAAAGAGACAAGAAGCGGCCAcgtggggaggagggcaatGCCGGGTCCTCCGATGACGAGCGCGTCAAGTCCAAGTACGTTCTAGATGCTGCGGAGAGCGGTGACTCCGATAGCGAAGACGAGCTTTCTGAGACAGACTTCGTCGATGAAGACGAGGAGGTCGAGGGCATCCACTACGGTGATTATCCTCAGCGCTACCTGTTCCACGAAGGCGATGAAAAGAAGACCGTTGAAGAAATGGCTCGCTACTACGAAGAGGCTGACAGACACTACCGCATGCATGGTGATCACGAAGACGAACTACTGACACGCAGTGACTTGTCCTCGCGTCGCCTCGCCTCGCAGTTTCTGCCACGCGAGGACGACCCGAAGGTGTTTGCTGTCAAGTGTCGCCCTCGCATGTCACGCGTTCTAGTGACGCGCATTGTGAACAAGTGCTACGCCTACCGTGTTGGGCGTAACTATGAACGCAAGAAGGTGGACCTCGGCATTATCTCCGTCTTCGCTCTGGATCACGTGAAGGAGTACATCTACGTTGAGGCAAGTCGCAAGCGCTTCGTGGAGAACGTGCTCAACGGACTCGATGGCGTCTTCCGTTTCAACATCGCCGTGGTCGACCCGAAGGAGCTTCTGCAGACAATGGAGACGCGTCCATCCACGCAGAAGGTTCGTGTTGGCGACTacgtgcgcctgcgccagcgcttTTATCGGGGAGACCTTGCTCAGGTAACGGCGCTGCACCCGGACGGTGTCCACATTACGTGCAAGGTGGTTCCTCGCGAGGACTTTGTGCAAAAGCCGTTCAATAAGGCGACGAAACGACTTGAGCCTCGCTTCTTCACACCGCGGCAGGCCGTAGGGGTTCGAGAAATGGAAAACTCATACATTTGGGGCGATCTGCACTTTGATCGGGAGGGGTATCTCCTCAAGACTGTTTCGACGCGCATGGTCATATCGGGagcgcagctggagcagccCAGTACGGAGGAGCTCGCTCGATTCTACAACGATCAGCGCGAGAAGGTGGAGCGGGCCCTcaaggcagcagaggcggctgCACAGGTGCCACACATCAGCATTGGTGACTCCGTTCGTGTGACGACAGGACAGCTGCGCAACACTATCGGAGTGGTGGAAAACGTGTTCACCAACACGAACACCGCCGTGCTCACCTGCACAGTGCCTGGCCGCGTGCAGCCCATCAAGGTGCAGGTAGAGCTTAGCGCGTGCACGAAGCACTTCTCCGAAGGCGCGCACGTCGTAGTGGAGCGTGGTGAACACGCTGGTGAGTCCGGCACCGTAGTCAAGTCCTGGGGCAGTATCGTGTTGTTGTTCCCGGACCGCGCCGCCGTTGGGGCGGAGCTTAAGGTCGAGGCGAACGACTGCCACCAGAGCAAGCTGGGTAGTGTCTCGGTGCACTCGAAGGGCGTGTGGCAGGTGTTTGATCTCGTCTCCATCACGGAGCCCAATTGTGTTGGCTGCATCGTGCGCCTGAACCGCAACGATGTGGATGTGCTGACGGAGAATAACGACGTGCGCACGTTGTCGTACGCGCAGGTGAACGCGGTAGGGCGTGACACACGCCAGACGACAGACTGCCGCGAAAACACGCTTTCTCGAGGCGCGGAGGTGCACATCCAGAAGCACCCCTGGACGCCGATCGGTCTTGAGGGGCAGACAGGCCGTATCGAGCACATCTTCCACCGGACCATCTTTGTGCGCTGTCGCGCATCGCCGCTCCACGCGAACATAGTGGCGCTGAAGGCAGAGTGCGTGCTCCTCATCGGCGGCCGCAAGACGACtcgacgcgctgcgccgacgcaggaggcggcgacgggaACGAGTGCAGGTCAGtacgctgcggctgccgttCGTCTCTCCGCTGGGCAGAGCCGAGACTCGGAGCAGTGGGATGAGAGTTCGATGATGGACATCAATGCATCCGCGGTGGTTTAG
- a CDS encoding conserved hypothetical protein (previous protein_id=AAZ09982.1), translating into MDQGVVSEWNVVGTFRKRPVPQGLIVDFTSDVSHCNSLDNTDAPILLYEVKGGENQQQSHVPRYMARKIAIPPPSLRKMKVVSFAPPRPADAVGRCEEDLFFVDCPEPPSVPSHDRDRVHRQQPLVIGTILPLPLQLAFLMPSAVFLADIALLVVSLTTYTPEKALIAACCVLVLVTDIGALILLFKRGIYSVTIAVHLLLWPNVVLLFLQPFVSLLLMVHFLLTTVMVLYCLRVRASTYMTFCTLR; encoded by the coding sequence ATGGATCAAGGTGTAGTATCTGAGTGGAACGTCGTGGGAACGTTCCGGAAAAGACCTGTTCCACAGGGGCTCATAGTCGACTTCACGTCTGATGTGAGTCACTGTAATTCTCTCGACAACACAGATGCACCCATCCTCCTTTACGAAGTGAAAGGCGGCGAGAACCAACAGCAGTCGCACGTGCCACGCTACATGGCGCGCAAGATCGCGATTCCGCCACCTTCTTTGCGCAAAATGAAGGTTGTGTCGTtcgcaccgccacggcccgccgacgccgtgggGCGCTGTGAAGAAGACTTGTTTTTCGTAGACTGTCCTGAGCCGCCGAGTGTTCCCTCCCACGACAGAGATCGCGTGCACCGACAACAGCCACTGGTGATTGGGACGATCTTGCCCCTTCCGCTGCAATTAGCCTTTTTGATGCCATCTGCTGTGTTTTTGGCAGACATCGCGTTGCTCGTGGTGAGCCTCACAACGTACACGCCAGAAAAGGCTTTGATAGCGGCGTGCTGCGTTCTAGTGTTGGTGACAGATATTGGGGCACTTATCTTGCTCTTTAAGCGCGGCATTTATTCGGTCACGATCGCCGTGCATCTTCTTCTGTGGCCAAACGTTGTGCTGCTCTTTCTACAACCCTTTGTTTCTCTGCTACTCATGGTGCACTTTCTTTTAACTACGGTGATGGTGCTGTACTGCCTGCGCGTCCGTGCAAGCACCTACATGACGTTCTGCACGCTGCGCTGA
- a CDS encoding putative acyl-CoA oxidase (previous protein_id=AAZ09979.1): MPARLSAHLAPRRHFARRTEPRLFEVNPTRESYVIEAAFEEPTFRFICEGVDVDFKEDVREALAKVLPPSPSNFTQREEGTALQLPQILQTLRSLCRQQLVSFAQVRSTPRRLASYYEALAAANPVLAVLAAEHYTFAGLVATHAKKSVRDAVLAGVDSAATIGCIAEQELIAEGTPLNTEARYDAHERCFVLRGTGKFGVVAAACAQWAVVSATLTLNKKEHNGTHLFLVQLREGDMLNASGQLRRGISVRPITGENTTMAGCGVAVLHFEDVRIPSDHLLNPYCITSESKVGYVAGQESQEPATEVLRTRRRIATGAIYIGVTKKLLADVVTYTADKYVVGPDYRRNYPFLGLQHIQSPLVSMVAKSYVYLVAWQRLLPVFTDPSGSPSYEDHMRLAGTVYFLQENLLDLQTFADKTMGLHGSFASTGKYAAVTLVHLRQEGLDTSALIREVAFRSVTKNIGTTHWGWWLTSLLQPVFPALNRFLKNPLYSPRIADLGRHLIFFSHKHYSLKKRLRQSRELERRKGGSEHEWYDWVVFRHRTVVHCGEAFMEVYYLDVMMKETERCSDPRGRKILRDIAWIYALTRQMDRLDFLLSSKMLSPGKAETLASHIDNIVTVLAPQCVHLVEAMQVPEFARAPCRSATHMEAYWTIPGTNTHIERGDRLTLRDAANASSSKGRRGAESAKAAQEAIRESPEEFDLFHGLADEPSYARRKAP, from the coding sequence ATGCCGGCGCGGTTGTCGGCCCATCTCGCTCCTCGCCGTCACTTTGCGCGACGCACGGAACCGCGCTTGTTCGAGGTGAACCCGACTCGCGAGAGCTACGTGATCGAGGCTGCCTTCGAGGAACCGACCTTTCGCTTTATCTGCGAAGGCGTCGACGTCGACTTCAAGGAGGACGTACGCGAGGCGCTGGCAAAGGTGCTTCCACCTTCCCCTTCGAACTTCACCCAGCGGGAGGAAGGCACAGCACTGCAGCTACCCCAGATACTCCAGACATTGCGGTCGctgtgccggcagcagcttGTCTCGTTCGCGCAGGTCCGCTCCACACCGCGACGGCTGGCGTCTTACTACGAAGCTCTTGCCGCGGCCAACCcagtgctggcggtgctggcggctgAGCACTACACCTTTGCCGGACTAGTGGCGACGCACGCGAAGAAGAGTGTACGGGATGCCGTACTTGCGGGTGTTGACAGTGCCGCGACTATTGGCTGCATTGCTGAGCAGGAGCTTATCGCGGAGGGCACCCCGCTGAATACGGAGGCGCGCTACGACGCGCACGAGCGGTGCTTTGTGCTTCGTGGCACGGGCAAGTTTGGTGTGGTTGCTGCAGCCTGCGCGCAGTGGGCTGTGGTGAGCGCCACCCTCACCCTCAACAAAAAGGAGCACAACGGCACACACCTCTTTTTGGTCCAACTTCGAGAAGGTGACATGCTCAATGCGTCGGGGCAACTTCGTCGTGGTATATCGGTGCGCCCTATCACGGGCGAGAACACCACCATGGCTGGCTGTGGCGTGGCCGTGCTGCACTTCGAGGACGTACGAATCCCGAGCGATCACTTGCTGAACCCGTACTGCATCACGAGCGAGTCAAAGGTGGGGTATGTGGCTGGACAGGAGAGTCAGGAACCAGCAAcagaggtgctgcgcacccgccgccgcatcgccaccggcgccatTTACATTGGCGTGACGAAGAAGCTCCTTGCTGACGTGGTCACCTACACGGCCGACAAGTACGTAGTGGGGCCTGACTATCGCCGCAACTACCCCTTTCTGGGCCTCCAGCACATCCAATCACCGCTTGTGAGCATGGTGGCGAAGTCGTATGTGTACCTGGTTGCGTGGCAGCGACTCCTGCCAGTTTTCACGGACCCTTCCGGGTCGCCGTCGTACGAGGACCACATGCGCCTCGCCGGCACGGTTTACTTCCTACAGGAGAACCTGCTCGACTTACAGACGTTTGCCGACAAGACGATGGGTCTGCACGGCTCTTTCGCCAGCACAGGCAAATATGCTGCTGTGACTCTTGTGCATCTCCGGCAAGAGGGCCTGGATACCTCTGCCTTGATTCGCGAGGTCGCCTTCCGGTCGGTCACTAAGAACATCGGCACAACACACTGGGGCTGGTGGCTGACAAGTCTTCTGCAGCCGGTGTTTCCAGCGCTCAATCGCTTTTTGAAGAACCCACTGTACTCGCCTCGCATTGCTGATCTCGGACGCCATCTGATCTTCTTCAGCCACAAGCACTACAGTCTCAAGAAACGTCTGCGGCAGTCGCGCGAGCTAGAGCGGCGAAAAGGCGGCAGTGAGCATGAGTGGTATGACTGGGTGGTGTTCCGCCACCGCACCGTCGTGCACTGCGGTGAGGCGTTCATGGAGGTGTACTACCTTGATGTGATGATgaaggagacggagaggtgCAGCGACCCGCGTGGACGCAAGATCCTGCGCGACATTGCCTGGATATACGCCTTGACGCGGCAGATGGACCGGTTGGACTTTTTGCTGTCGTCGAAGATGCTGAGCCCAGGCAAGGCAGAGACCCTCGCAAGCCATATCGACAACATCGTGACAGTGCTCGCGCCGCAGTGTGTGCATCTCGTGGAAGCGATGCAGGTGCCAGAGTTCGCTCgtgcgccgtgccgctcGGCGACGCACATGGAGGCGTACTGGACCATCCCAGGAACGAACACGCACATTGAGCGCGGGGATCGACTGACCCTGCGTGACGCCGCGAACGCCTCGTCTTCCAAGGGCCGCCGCGGGGCCGAAAGTGccaaggcggcgcaggaggcgaTACGTGAGTCGCCGGAGGAGTTCGACTTGTTCCACGGTCTTGCCGACGAGCCGTCGTACGCGCGCCGCAAGGCGCCATAG
- a CDS encoding protein phosphatase-like protein (previous protein_id=AAZ09983.1), with product MPLKGLNALKGNTQTVLISPVRDKYSILMEDDKIRAGASSMQGWRSTMEDAHAVYLSLPNMPGNIRDEDCAIAAVFDGHCGSKFAQSCAANIRDWLTSTDAFKKGNFEKALKDAYCTGDVALHKAMPNELSGCTGNCVLIIQNHLYCANTGDSRAVLCRNGEAIALSEDHKPTNPAERERIMKAGGFVQAGRVNGILSLSRAFGDYAFKDMSLRPEQMAITVTPDVFHTELTPHDEFVIVACDGIWDMMTNEKAVEFVRNEVADHGDISLACERLMNACLASTPTSYGTDNMTIIILQFKSLFLKKVESKFSAE from the coding sequence aTGCCTCTAAAAGGGTTGAACGCCCTCAAGGGCAACACGCAAACTGTCCTCATCTCTCCTGTGCGCGACAAATACTCTATTCTGATGGAGGATGATAAAATACGTGCCGGTGCGAGTAGCATGCAGGGGTGGCGAAGCACGATGGAGGACGCTCACGCTGTCTACCTCTCACTTCCCAACATGCCAGGAAACATTCGCGACGAAGACTGCGCGATCGCCGCGGTCTTCGATGGCCACTGTGGTAGCAAGTTTGCACAGTCGTGCGCCGCAAACATCCGCGACTGGCTCACGTCAACCGATGCGTTCAAGAAGGGGAACTTCGAGAAGGCGCTGAAGGACGCTTACTGCACAGGCGACGTTGCTCTTCACAAAGCCATGCCAAACGAGCTGAGCGGCTGCACGGGCAACTGCGTTTTAATAATCCAAAACCATTTGTACTGCGCCAACACCGGCGATTCACGGGCGGTGTTGTGCCGGAATGGCGAGGCCATAGCGCTCAGCGAGGACCACAAGCCCACCAACCCTGCCGAGCGAGAGCGCATCATGAAGGCAGGAGGGTTTGTGCAGGCTGGACGAGTTAACGGTATCCTGTCTCTCAGCCGGGCCTTCGGCGACTATGCGTTCAAGGACATGAGTCTCAGGCCAGAGCAGATGGCCATCACGGTGACCCCAGACGTGTTCCACACCGAGCTGACTCCGCACGATGAGTTTGTCATCGTCGCGTGCGATGGCATCTGGGACATGATGACAAATGAAAAGGCGGTCGAGTTTGTGCGCAACGAAGTTGCCGACCATGGCGACATATCTTTAGCATGTGAGCGGCTCATGAACGCGTGTCTCGCGTCTACACCCACCTCCTACGGCACCGATAACATGACTATAATCATTCTCCAGTTCAAGAGCTTGTTCTTGAAGAAGGTGGAGAGTAAGTTCTCTGCGGAGTGA
- a CDS encoding putative GTP binding protein (previous protein_id=AAZ09984.1), with translation MPPKKQEKVESKTVLLGRPGSNLKVGIVGLPNVGKSTFFNVLSKKGVPAENRPFCTIDPNTADINIPDDRFDKLVRIHKPASIVPAQVHICDIAGLVRGASNGEGLGNNFLSHISSCDGIIHMVRVFEEVEITHVEGDLDPIRDLEIILSELVMKDLQCVNSLIDKLTPIVNRGLDKSKKGDLETLHKVKGVLEEGKQVRCCQWNGKEIDFLNTIQLLTAKPAMFLVNMSEDDYIRQRNKWLKKLKDWIDEHTGEPMIPFSAELETAFVAMSPDEVDKYCEEKKTRSQIHKIVKTAYSIINFIHYFTAGADEVKCWTIQRGTKAPQAAGKIHTDMEKGFICAEVIEWADFDRLESEAACRDEGKQHQQGRNYEVQDGDIIFFKFNAAKGGKK, from the coding sequence ATGCCACCAAAGAAGCAAGAGAAGGTGGAGTCCAAGACCGTGTTGCTTGGCCGTCCTGGCAGCAACCTGAAGGTCGGCATCGTTGGTCTTCCCAACGTGGGCAAGTCGACGTTCTTTAATGTCCTTTCCAAGAAAGGTGTTCCGGCAGAGAACCGTCCGTTCTGCACCATTGATCCCAACACCGCCGATATCAACATTCCAGATGACCGTTTCGATAAGCTGGTGCGTATCCACAAGCCGGCGTCCATTGTGCCTGCGCAAGTACACATTTGCGATATTGCTGGTCTTGTGCGTGGTGCGAGCAACGGTGAGGGTCTTGGTAACAACTTTCTGTCTCACATCAGCTCGTGCGATGGCATCATCCACATGGTGCGCGTCTTTGAGGAGGTGGAGATTACGCACGTGGAGGGCGACTTAGACCCCATTCGAGATCTGGAGATCATTCTCTCCGAGCTTGTCATGAAAGATTTGCAGTGTGTCAACAGTCTTATTGACAAGCTGACGCCCATTGTCAACCGTGGTCTCGACAAGTCGAAGAAGGGCGACCTCGAGACGTTGCACAAGGTGAAGGGGGTGCTGGAGGAAGGCAAGCAAGTGCGCTGTTGCCAGTGGAACGGTAAGGAGATCGACTTTCTCAACACAATTCAGCTTTTGACCGCAAAGCCGGCCATGTTCTTGGTGAACATGTCCGAGGACGATTATATACGGCAGCGCAACAAATGGCTGAAGAAGCTCAAGGACTGGATCGACGAGCACACTGGTGAGCCCATGATCCCGTTttcggcggagctggagacgGCCTTTGTCGCCATGTCTCCAGACGAGGTGGATAAGTACTGTGAGGAGAAGAAGACCAGGTCACAGATCCACAAGATCGTCAAGACGGCGTACAGCATCATCAACTTTATCCACTACTTCACCGCCGGCGCTGATGAAGTGAAGTGTTGGACTATCCAGCGTGGAACCAAGGCGCCGCAGGCAGCTGGCAAGATTCACACTGACATGGAGAAGGGTTTCATCTGCGCAGAGGTGATTGAATGGGCTGACTTTGACCGGCTGGAGAGTGAGGCCGCTTGCCGCGACGAGGGCaagcagcatcagcaggGGCGGAACTACGAGGTGCAGGATGGTGACATCATTTTCTTCAAGTTCAACGCGGCGAAGGGTGGAAAGAAGTGA
- a CDS encoding conserved hypothetical protein (previous protein_id=AAZ09977.1), giving the protein MRCRHAAARPRGTFAATEGASPLPATELCVHECSTGTAAVVESPPWHECGESSGCGADGKLYNELFQLEETVQKRSGALQTTPVDVLSKSSSVIGSGALQTNLPTGELLLQKEEFLERLVQRVRMSCAGVPPEHSASTCNAEQDAEPGAVRHRETSPLPRRLSPPGVELADGTGVRSSDAGHRSMGRSRLRSPSLMSASSTVKGSTLATAAEPAQAEADALAGRRARAAARAMHQRSRVTSPDPRPPSTDLYATGGALRSSLQYGRCSGVSRGRRSLSAERPDHSDACAPLDTEMQETEEVVNSFWGRAAAASTGTPGAAACRSLSGIRSDSVHNQLSHPQWNPHPVQAARPVWNQRQPQRKQRPVVSVPGSKPPSSARRCASRIPETSASAQGLRGARSEERDATGASHRRAERALRRTESLSMQLKQEQTTAPRRAAGQSPGGTVAFPLSPPSARTLFQIHDAHSVAKTTSPLGKEQETALQSQCDAALARATQAERQCNILSHALEQLLVDHAAEKAAWEVRHAALEQRLASITEWISGIDAEASLDAAPHEVSIARTPETATSDTTTPQMATKRNEMGGEALLAAAKNTAWEEDVDIVDLTNNSGAYSADSSPLPGAPGATPTPGRHDNANADGGGASTCQVHLPPSPPLILHMHAATTQ; this is encoded by the coding sequence ATGAGGTGTCgtcatgctgctgctcgaccgCGCGGGACGTTCGCCGCCACTGAGGGTGCATCACCGTTGCCAGCCACAGAGCTTTGTGTGCATGAATGCAGCACCGGGACTGCTGCAGTGGTGGAgtcgccgccgtggcacGAGTGTGGGGAGAGCAGCGGttgcggcgctgacggcaaGTTGTACAACGAGCTTTTTCAGCTAGAGGAGACGGTGCAGAAGAGGAGTGGGGCTCTGCAAACCACGCCTGTCGATGTGCTTTCCAAGTCGTCGTCTGTGATTGGATCGGGTGCGCTCCAAACCAACCTGCCCACTGGTGAGCTCCTTCTGCAGAAGGAGGAGTTCCTGGAGCGGCTTGTGCAACGCGTGCGCATGAGTTGCGCGGGTGTGCCGCCGgagcacagcgccagcactTGCAACGCGGAACAAGATGCGGAGCCTGGTGCGGTGCGTCATCGGGAAACTTCTCCACTGCCTCGGCGGCTCTCGCCTCCCGGCGTCGAACTTGCTGATGGCACAGGAGTACGCTCAAGCGATGCAGGCCATCGATCGATGGGGCGATCGCGGTTGCGTAGTCCGTCGCTTATgtctgcctcctccacggtGAAGGGATCGACCCTGGCAACTGCGGCGGAGCCGGCGCAAGCCGAAGCTGACGCGCTTGCTGGCCGACgagctcgagcagctgcacgtgcAATGCATCAGCGGTCCCGTGTCACTTCGCCCGATCCTCGACCGCCATCTACCGACTTGTACGCGACGGGAGGAGCACTGCGGAGCAGCCTGCAGTACGGCCGCTGTTCTGGCGTATCGCGGGGTCGGCGGTCTCTCAGCGCGGAGCGGCCTGACCACAGCGATGCGTGCGCGCCATTGGATACTGAAATGCAAGAAACCGAAGAGGTAGTGAACAGCTTCTGGGGTCgtgcggccgcggcgtcgactGGGACgcccggcgcagcagcatgcAGGAGCCTTAGCGGCATCCGCTCGGACTCTGTGCACAACCAGCTCTCACACCCACAATGGAATCCGCATCCGGTACAGGCGGCTCGTCCGGTCTGGAatcagcggcagccgcagagaAAGCAACGACCTGTGGTGAGTGTGCCAGGATCGaagccgccgtcgtcggctcGTCGTTGCGCGTCGCGCATCCCCGAGACgtccgccagcgcgcaggggctgcgcggcgccagGTCGGAGGAAAGGGACGCTACAGGGGCTTCTCACCGCAGAGCCGAGCGTGCTCTGAGGCGCACCGAGTCTTTGTCAATGCAGCTGAAGCAGGAGCAGacgacagcgccgcgtcgcgcTGCCGGGCAATCGCCAGGGGGAACTGTCGCCTTCCCCTTGTCTCCGCCatctgcgcgcacgctcttTCAGATCCATGATGCACACAGCGTAGCGAAGACCACGTCACCGCTGGGAAAGGAGCAAGAGACGGCTCTGCAGAGCCagtgcgacgcggcgctggcacgGGCGACTCAGGCAGAGCGGCAGTGCAACATTCTCTCCCACGccctggagcagctgctcgtcgaCCACGCGGCCGAGAAAGCGGCGTGGGAGGtgcggcacgcagcgctcgAGCAGAGGCTGGCCTCAATCACGGAGTGGATTAGCGGTATCGATGCCGAGGCGAGCCTGGACGCAGCGCCCCACGAAGTGTCAATTGCACGAACTCCAGAGACGGCGACCTCGGACACAACCACACCGCAGATGGCTACCAAGCGAAACGAGATGGGTGGCGAGgccctcctcgctgccgcgaAGAACACCGCTTGGGAGGAGGATGTAGACATTGTTGATCTTACcaacaacagcggcgccTACAGCGCCGACAGCAGTCCCCTTCCGGGTGCCCCTGGCGCAACTCCCACGCCGGGCCGTCACGACAATGCCAACGCCGACGGCGGGGGTGCCTCCACGTGTCAAGTGcacctgccgccgtcgccgccactaATCCTGCACATGCACGCCGCCACTACTCAGTAG